Proteins from one Triticum aestivum cultivar Chinese Spring chromosome 7A, IWGSC CS RefSeq v2.1, whole genome shotgun sequence genomic window:
- the LOC123149276 gene encoding zinc finger protein 2-like has protein sequence MEQAASSAQEDLSLELTLAFAMCVAPAAPHPGIFLCVYCDRKFGNAQALGGHQNAHKLERAVTKLRRDAWRAAAISQISGEPAAGSVAYKRGRNSSERDQELDLSLRL, from the coding sequence ATGGAGCAAGCGGCCAGCAGCGCGCAAGAGGATCTCAGCCTCGAGCTCACCCTGGCCTTTGCCATGTGCGTGGCGCCAGCCGCGCCCCACCCGGGCATCTTCCTGTGCGTCTACTGTGACCGCAAGTTCGGCAACGCGCAGGCGCTCGGCGGTCACCAGAACGCGCATAAGCTAGAGCGCGCCGTCACCAAGCTCCGCCGGGACGCGTGGAGGGCTGCTGCAATTTCTCAGATCTCCGGGGAGCCTGCAGCAGGCTCCGTGGCGTACAAGCGCGGCAGGAACTCATCGGAGCGCGACCAGGAGCTGGACTTGTCTCTCCGGCTGTAA